The segment CCTATTGGTTCGCAGTCAGGCACGTGGCCATTGAGCCACGCGACCTAAGAAGGTTAACGGAAAACCAGACCTGTAATGAGCGTCATGTATGTATCAGAGTTTGAAATCCGAAAACGCTCCTCGATTGTGCACGGGAGTATTTTGAATCATGTTGTTGTAATACATGCTGAGCGATGTCAATCGGTAAAGGACAGAAAGTATGATCTAGATTCAGAACACCAATTCTAATGTAAGCCGTGGTGGTACAGCGCCTCATTCACCATCGCCCTAGATCAATGACTAACTGCTCCAGATATGGTACCCGGTTCTTGATCGTTGTTACTCAGTTACCTCCCCCAGCTCCCTGAGGATGAAGGACTTTCGTGCGCGCACTACCCAATCAAGAACTACCCAAATGAAAAAGACGCCGATAATAGCCGAGATGTAGTTCATATCTATTTTCCTCGATTAGTGAAACTTAGTAATCATTGAGTTGCGGGAATCCTTACTACTTGCGGTCGCAGGCATCACATATGGGAATGAGTAGATAACCGTCGCGAAGATACAGAAGGCAGCTGTGATGACCTTGGAAACAGTTCCAATGACACCCAAGTTAAAAGGTCCCTTGATATGCTTGTTCCGGGGCAGTAGAGAAAATATAGCCGGAAGGgtataagataaagaaggaAAAATGATGACACCAGCAGCGAGACTAGAGGTCGGTCAGTCATACTCGGGGTCCAGGTATCACAAACTCTTACCTGTTGAAAGCTGTTGACGAAGCTATACAGAGGGCTGATAAAATCGACACCAGTACGGAGCAGAGCATCAAAGCATGAACCGGTACGTTCATGGTGGGGTGAACTCTGGACCAAATTCTTGATAGAGGGAGACCGTTATCTCTTGCAAAGGCCCAGCAAATTTTTGACTGCTACGCATGAAGCGCCATCATAGCACAGGTCCAGCAAACAATAAGACCGGACATCATGACGACAGCTCCGGCCTTGCTTCTGTTGAATGATATGTAGAAAAGCTCAAGCAGAGGAACACCGGTTGCTGTGTTCACAACATCGTCGAAATCTGTCAGGCAATACATGAGGAGAATTGCAAGAGGCCAAGCCGTCACGAAGCCGATTCCCACTGTGAAAAACAAGGCCTTCGGGACGTTCTTCTCGGGATTCTTGATATCTTCGGCCAAGTGAACAGCACTATCAATAAGCCCAAAACTGTAGTTGGCATTGATCAGGCCAGCCAGGAAGGCCATGCCTTTGGAATTCCAGCCGCTCACATTATCGGTACTCGTGAAAATGAAGGACGGAGACGTATGAGAAGGGCTGGCAGCTGGGACAGCGACTACGATAGCGAGGCAGACAACAATACTGACAAACATGCCAAGTGATACACTCTTGGCAACGAcagtcttgttgatgttgataatGCAACCACTCCAGTTGAAACAAAGTCCTACCAAGTAGACCTGCCAAGCCTTGATTTCACTGGTGATTTGTATTAGCATCACACCAGTGACTAGTATCATGAAACTCACAATGATGGATGGCAAAGTTTGACACAAGCCAGTACCATGTGTCCTATCAAGACGCTGGCCCCAGCCGTAGACACGATACCGCCAGCCAAGTTGCAAAGGCCAGTGAAAAAGGCAGATGGGCGGGCGGCCCTTTCAGGGGCAAGTATAGACACCCAGTAATACTGACCCCCGGCTGTAGGCATGGCACTTGACAGCTCGGCAAGGGTGATAGCGAAGAATGTACTCAAGACAGCCACGATGATCAGGCCGTATACAAGGCAAACTGAGCCGCCGATCACCACTCCGGTCGTGAAACCTCCTGTTACGCCAAGCCAAGACGCAGTGACCATGAAAGCTACTCCGATCAGTTGAAGAGTGCTCACGTCTCGCTTCAACTGCGGCTCATAACCCATCGCTGGAGCATAGTAAGTAATCTGGTTCAACCGTGTGATTTCGTTGCTTGGTTCTTACCCATTAACTTTGCAGCATCCGCGCTGAGCTCAGTATTCTCCCCTTTGGTGAAAGAGCTGCGACCACGTAGCCCATCTTGGGTGGGCTTCTCGATCACAGAGGTCGTCATGTTGCTTTAGGCTGAACAACACCTGAGTGGAAATATGATAAATAGAGGCCCAGTTATCAGCTAGTCAACGAAATGCCCGGGACAACACGGTGATGTTTGCTCCTCAAGAGTTGACTGAAGAACTTTGGGGTGCTTGGTAAACATGGGAGGATACTTCTGAGAATTTAAAGATTGACAAGACCGAGACTCGCAGCCCTTGAGTTGACTCCTGAGACAGACTCACGACGGCTACCCCTCCTTGGGGATACGACTTTGCCATTTCCAGCGGCCAACCGAGATGCCACAGATTAGAATTCTGGATTTTCGGGGTTAGCTTGACCCCAACACTCCGTTGCATGGGGCGATATGCGATTACCCCAGGTTCATGCCCTTCTTGGTCTAGTTCATGTACCGGACTTCCAGCTGGACAAATCACAGCACTTGCCGAGTAAGATATGATTTCTGCCAATGATAATGTTGAAAGTAGGGTGTTGTGCCCAAGTCTCGCTGTTACGTCCCCAGCTTGGCAACTATTGCCCCTACTATCTACGTCCAAGATTCGGGCTTTCCCACCTTTTCACAATCCAACCCTCTTATCATTCTGGCTTTTGTGCCTCAATACGGCTCACCTGGGTTGTTCATTACGCTGATCGACATACGTTTAGAACAACAATATGCATGTGCAAGAGGTTAGTGTCGCACTGGATGTGCTTAAAATGGATTGAAGGTCGGGTCATTCAGAATGAGCAGCAGTAGtgagttgattgattgttctTCTGTgtggggtattccatcccacaggttttactttaaatcacccagcttgattactaagggctgttgttcctgagaTCATTGAGACCATGCCCGGCCTGCGACAGTTAGTTTTCGCCAGGGCTCTGAGACCTTCTCATTCCGATCTTCTTGTTTCTATATGGTCGATGTTTCTCAATCGAGCTGGGCTAACATGTATccttatctttaattattagatTTACACCTATCCTATCAAGTCGCTTAGAGGCGTGTCTGTGCCCTCGATTGCTGCCAAACAGGCGGGCTTTTTGTACGACCGCCACTTCATGCTCTGGGATGCCGAGAAAAACGAAAATATGCACATAGGGCTTCGTTCCTCATTATGCCTATTCACAACCCGGTTCACCTGTATGGAGAATCCAACTGAGTTGGAAGTTCATTACGGCCTCAACCATACTTTCGATAGACCCGACAAGCCAATCGAGAGGTCGCCCTTGACGGTACCGCTCAAGCCGGATATAACTGGTCTGAAGTCAGTAACCGTCACAATGCATTTCAACTCCTGCACAGCGTATGATATGGGGCAGAAATACAATGAGTGGTTCAGCGACCGCGTGGGATATTCTGTTAAACTTTTGTACATTGGAGACTATCGCCGAAGAATA is part of the Fusarium oxysporum Fo47 chromosome VII, complete sequence genome and harbors:
- a CDS encoding amino acid/polyamine transporter I — protein: MTTSVIEKPTQDGLRGRSSFTKGENTELSADAAKLMAMGYEPQLKRDVSTLQLIGVAFMVTASWLGVTGGFTTGVVIGGSVCLVYGLIIVAVLSTFFAITLAELSSAMPTAGGQYYWVSILAPERAARPSAFFTGLCNLAGGIVSTAGASVLIGHMVLACVKLCHPSFEIKAWQVYLVGLCFNWSGCIININKTVVAKSVSLGMFVSIVVCLAIVVAVPAASPSHTSPSFIFTSTDNVSGWNSKGMAFLAGLINANYSFGLIDSAVHLAEDIKNPEKNVPKALFFTVGIGFVTAWPLAILLMYCLTDFDDVVNTATGVPLLELFYISFNRSKAGAVVMMSGLISKICWAFARDNGLPLSRIWSRVHPTMNVPVHALMLCSVLVSILSALCIASSTAFNSLAAGVIIFPSLSYTLPAIFSLLPRNKHIKGPFNLGVIGTVSKVITAAFCIFATVIYSFPYVMPATASSKDSRNSMITKFH